Proteins co-encoded in one Populus trichocarpa isolate Nisqually-1 chromosome 10, P.trichocarpa_v4.1, whole genome shotgun sequence genomic window:
- the LOC7481577 gene encoding uncharacterized protein LOC7481577 isoform X1, whose translation MSSKSIEDVKEQEFSNDAAENPVENDGDQKELDQNGENPMLSPEQEEEIIKKKYGGMLSKKKPLISKDHERAFFDSADWALGKQGAQKPKGPLEALRPKLQPTPQHQMRSRRSAYAPADDDDAEDGSNHASPEHENCESQGGDDKNSAPKDQTCNGGDDKNSAPGVQTCNA comes from the exons ATGTCAAGCAAGAGCATCGAGGACGTAAAGGAGCAAGAGTTCAGTAACGATGCTGCCGAAAATCCAGTCGAAAACGATGGTGACCAAAAAGAATTGGATCAAAATGGTGAAAACCCCATGCTCTCACCCGAGCAGGAG GAGGAGatcatcaagaaaaaatatgggGGAATGTTATCAAAGAAGAAGCCGTTGATATCTAAG GATCATGAACGAGCATTTTTTGATTCTGCTGATTGGGCACTGGGAAAG CAAGGAGCTCAAAAACCTAAAGGACCGCTTGAAGCTCTCCGCCCAAAACTTCAG cCCACTCCGCAACACCAAATGCGTTCAAGGCGCTCAGCTTATGCTCCTGCAGACGATGATGATG cAGAGGATGGCAGTAATCACGCATCACCCGAGCATGAGAACTGCGAATCACAAGGTGGGGACGATAAGAACTCAGCTCCTAAAGATCAAACCTGCAACGGTGGAGACGATAAGAACTCTGCTCCTGGTGTTCAAACCTGCAATGCCTAG
- the LOC7481577 gene encoding uncharacterized protein LOC7481577 isoform X2, with amino-acid sequence MSSKSIEDVKEQEFSNDAAENPVENDGDQKELDQNGENPMLSPEQEEEIIKKKYGGMLSKKKPLISKDHERAFFDSADWALGKQGAQKPKGPLEALRPKLQPTPQHQMRSRRSAYAPADDDDEDGSNHASPEHENCESQGGDDKNSAPKDQTCNGGDDKNSAPGVQTCNA; translated from the exons ATGTCAAGCAAGAGCATCGAGGACGTAAAGGAGCAAGAGTTCAGTAACGATGCTGCCGAAAATCCAGTCGAAAACGATGGTGACCAAAAAGAATTGGATCAAAATGGTGAAAACCCCATGCTCTCACCCGAGCAGGAG GAGGAGatcatcaagaaaaaatatgggGGAATGTTATCAAAGAAGAAGCCGTTGATATCTAAG GATCATGAACGAGCATTTTTTGATTCTGCTGATTGGGCACTGGGAAAG CAAGGAGCTCAAAAACCTAAAGGACCGCTTGAAGCTCTCCGCCCAAAACTTCAG cCCACTCCGCAACACCAAATGCGTTCAAGGCGCTCAGCTTATGCTCCTGCAGACGATGATGATG AGGATGGCAGTAATCACGCATCACCCGAGCATGAGAACTGCGAATCACAAGGTGGGGACGATAAGAACTCAGCTCCTAAAGATCAAACCTGCAACGGTGGAGACGATAAGAACTCTGCTCCTGGTGTTCAAACCTGCAATGCCTAG
- the LOC7492929 gene encoding KH domain-containing protein At4g18375 isoform X1, whose protein sequence is MAGQRNDYGKRSQHSQSDYGGGKRRNPGDDPSDQNTITNEDTVYRYLCPLRKIGSIIGKGGEIAKQLRADSKSNIRISEAMPGYDERIVTIYSSSEETNLFGETGEYVCPAQDALFMVHDRVIAEDLNNAAAEEEEGEDNFGEVQQVTVRMLVPADQIGCVIGKGGQVIQNIRSETCAQIRITKDDHLPPLALSIDELLLIHGEPSAVRKALYQVATRLHENPSRSQHLILSSSANVHGGVFVTANAGAPVLGLYGNYKGGWSSSFYPDQRDESSTKEFSLRLVCPTANIGGVIGKGGGIIKQIRQESRASIKVDSSGAEGDDCIIFISAKEFFEDQSPTMNAALRLQPRCSDKTEKESGDSVITTRLLVGRSQIGCLMGKGGAIISEMRNQTRANIRIISEDNLPKVAVEDDEMVQITGSLEVASNALLQVILRLKANLFGRDGALTAFPPALPYIPMSLDTSDGSKYGSRDSQSRGRGYTSSSSGYGSRDVHPSDSYGSNGGSLVFLSLHISVVKAVMEHMVASHLVVLVVLGKSLDGLCSGLSHKPWENHNGAISLAGR, encoded by the exons ATGGCTGGTCAAAGGAATGACTACGGAAAAAGATCACAACACTCACAATCTGATTATGGCGGGGGTAAAAGAAGAAACCCCGGAGATGACCCTTCTGACCAGAATACTATTACTAATGAAGATACAGTCTATCGTTATTTATGCCCTTTGAGAAAGATTGGCAGTATTATTGGTAAAGGTGGAGAGATTGCTAAGCAATTAAGGGCGGATAGTAAGTCAAATATTAGGATTAGTGAGGCAATGCCGGGTTATGATGAGCGAATTGTTACTATTTATAGTTCGAGTGAAGAAACTAATCTTTTTGGAGAAACTGGCGAGTATGTTTGTCCTGCTCAAGATGCGCTTTTTATGGTTCATGATAGGGTTATTGCTGAGGACTTGAACAATGCTGCTGccgaggaggaggagggagagGATAATTTTGGGGAGGTGCAGCAAGTTACGGTGAGAATGCTTGTGCCAGCGGATCAAATTGGGTGTGTTATTGGGAAGGGTGGACAAGTTATTCAGAATATAAGGAGTGAGACTTGTGCCCAGATTCGGATTACAAAGGATGATCATTTACCTCCTTTAGCTTTGAGTATTGATGAACTCCTCCTG ATACATGGAGAACCCTCTGCTGTGAGAAAGGCACTTTACCAAGTGGCAACCCGCCTTCACGAGAATCCATCTCGGTCACAGCACTTGATACTGTCTTCTTCAGCCAACGTGCATGGTGGCGTGTTTGTGACTGCAAATGCTGGAGCCCCTGTTTTGGGTCTATACGGCAACTATAAAGGTGGTTGGTCATCATCATTTTACCCTGACCAGAGAGATGAATCTTCCACGAAAGAATTCTCTCTTCGTTTAGTGTGTCCCACTGCAAACATTGGAGGTGTGATTGGGAAAGGTGGTGGTATCATCAAACAAATTCGACAGGAATCTAGGGCTTCTATTAAAGTTGATAGCTCAGGTGCTGAAGGAGATGATtgcataatatttatatcagcAAAGGAG TTCTTTGAAGATCAATCTCCAACCATGAATGCAGCATTGCGCTTGCAACCACGGTGCAGTGACAAAACTGAAAAGGAATCTGGTGATTCTGTAATCACCACCCGTCTGCTTGTGGGAAGATCACAAATTGGATGTCTTATGGGAAAAGGTGGGGCAATTATTTCAGAAATGAGGAATCAGACAAGGGCAAACATCCGGATTATTTCGGAAGACAATCTTCCTAAGGTTGctgttgaagatgatgagatGGTGCAG ATCACCGGAAGCCTTGAAGTCGCTAGCAATGCTCTTTTACAAGTGATTTTGAGGTTGAAAGCCAATTTATTTGGAAGGGATGGAGCACTAACTGCATTTCCACCAGCACTTCCATATATTCCTATGTCACTAGATACATCAGATGGTTCAAAATACGGAAGCCGAGACAGTCAATCACGCGGACGCGGTTACACTTCTTCCTCTAGTGGATATGGATCTCGTGACGTGCACCCAAGTGATAGTTATGGAAGTAATGGAGGTTCACTggtatttttatctttgcatAT ATCGGTGGTGAAAGCAGTTATGGAGCATATGGTGGCTTCTCATCTGGTCGTTCTGGTGGTGCTGG GCAAATCTCTTGATGGTCTGTGTTCAGGCTTGTCCCATAAGCCGTGGGAAAATCACAATGGGGCTATTAGTTTAGCTGGGAGGTAG
- the LOC7492929 gene encoding KH domain-containing protein At4g18375 isoform X2, with protein MAGQRNDYGKRSQHSQSDYGGGKRRNPGDDPSDQNTITNEDTVYRYLCPLRKIGSIIGKGGEIAKQLRADSKSNIRISEAMPGYDERIVTIYSSSEETNLFGETGEYVCPAQDALFMVHDRVIAEDLNNAAAEEEEGEDNFGEVQQVTVRMLVPADQIGCVIGKGGQVIQNIRSETCAQIRITKDDHLPPLALSIDELLLIHGEPSAVRKALYQVATRLHENPSRSQHLILSSSANVHGGVFVTANAGAPVLGLYGNYKGGWSSSFYPDQRDESSTKEFSLRLVCPTANIGGVIGKGGGIIKQIRQESRASIKVDSSGAEGDDCIIFISAKEFFEDQSPTMNAALRLQPRCSDKTEKESGDSVITTRLLVGRSQIGCLMGKGGAIISEMRNQTRANIRIISEDNLPKVAVEDDEMVQITGSLEVASNALLQVILRLKANLFGRDGALTAFPPALPYIPMSLDTSDGSKYGSRDSQSRGRGYTSSSSGYGSRDVHPSDSYGSNGGSLVFLSLHISVVKAVMEHMVASHLVVLVVLGYLVRILFPKENIMGINPVF; from the exons ATGGCTGGTCAAAGGAATGACTACGGAAAAAGATCACAACACTCACAATCTGATTATGGCGGGGGTAAAAGAAGAAACCCCGGAGATGACCCTTCTGACCAGAATACTATTACTAATGAAGATACAGTCTATCGTTATTTATGCCCTTTGAGAAAGATTGGCAGTATTATTGGTAAAGGTGGAGAGATTGCTAAGCAATTAAGGGCGGATAGTAAGTCAAATATTAGGATTAGTGAGGCAATGCCGGGTTATGATGAGCGAATTGTTACTATTTATAGTTCGAGTGAAGAAACTAATCTTTTTGGAGAAACTGGCGAGTATGTTTGTCCTGCTCAAGATGCGCTTTTTATGGTTCATGATAGGGTTATTGCTGAGGACTTGAACAATGCTGCTGccgaggaggaggagggagagGATAATTTTGGGGAGGTGCAGCAAGTTACGGTGAGAATGCTTGTGCCAGCGGATCAAATTGGGTGTGTTATTGGGAAGGGTGGACAAGTTATTCAGAATATAAGGAGTGAGACTTGTGCCCAGATTCGGATTACAAAGGATGATCATTTACCTCCTTTAGCTTTGAGTATTGATGAACTCCTCCTG ATACATGGAGAACCCTCTGCTGTGAGAAAGGCACTTTACCAAGTGGCAACCCGCCTTCACGAGAATCCATCTCGGTCACAGCACTTGATACTGTCTTCTTCAGCCAACGTGCATGGTGGCGTGTTTGTGACTGCAAATGCTGGAGCCCCTGTTTTGGGTCTATACGGCAACTATAAAGGTGGTTGGTCATCATCATTTTACCCTGACCAGAGAGATGAATCTTCCACGAAAGAATTCTCTCTTCGTTTAGTGTGTCCCACTGCAAACATTGGAGGTGTGATTGGGAAAGGTGGTGGTATCATCAAACAAATTCGACAGGAATCTAGGGCTTCTATTAAAGTTGATAGCTCAGGTGCTGAAGGAGATGATtgcataatatttatatcagcAAAGGAG TTCTTTGAAGATCAATCTCCAACCATGAATGCAGCATTGCGCTTGCAACCACGGTGCAGTGACAAAACTGAAAAGGAATCTGGTGATTCTGTAATCACCACCCGTCTGCTTGTGGGAAGATCACAAATTGGATGTCTTATGGGAAAAGGTGGGGCAATTATTTCAGAAATGAGGAATCAGACAAGGGCAAACATCCGGATTATTTCGGAAGACAATCTTCCTAAGGTTGctgttgaagatgatgagatGGTGCAG ATCACCGGAAGCCTTGAAGTCGCTAGCAATGCTCTTTTACAAGTGATTTTGAGGTTGAAAGCCAATTTATTTGGAAGGGATGGAGCACTAACTGCATTTCCACCAGCACTTCCATATATTCCTATGTCACTAGATACATCAGATGGTTCAAAATACGGAAGCCGAGACAGTCAATCACGCGGACGCGGTTACACTTCTTCCTCTAGTGGATATGGATCTCGTGACGTGCACCCAAGTGATAGTTATGGAAGTAATGGAGGTTCACTggtatttttatctttgcatAT ATCGGTGGTGAAAGCAGTTATGGAGCATATGGTGGCTTCTCATCTGGTCGTTCTGGTGGTGCTGG GTTATCTGGTCAGAATCCTGTTTCCCAAAGAAAACATCATGGGTATTAATCCTGTATTCTAG
- the LOC7492929 gene encoding KH domain-containing protein At4g18375 isoform X3, whose product MAGQRNDYGKRSQHSQSDYGGGKRRNPGDDPSDQNTITNEDTVYRYLCPLRKIGSIIGKGGEIAKQLRADSKSNIRISEAMPGYDERIVTIYSSSEETNLFGETGEYVCPAQDALFMVHDRVIAEDLNNAAAEEEEGEDNFGEVQQVTVRMLVPADQIGCVIGKGGQVIQNIRSETCAQIRITKDDHLPPLALSIDELLLIHGEPSAVRKALYQVATRLHENPSRSQHLILSSSANVHGGVFVTANAGAPVLGLYGNYKGGWSSSFYPDQRDESSTKEFSLRLVCPTANIGGVIGKGGGIIKQIRQESRASIKVDSSGAEGDDCIIFISAKEFFEDQSPTMNAALRLQPRCSDKTEKESGDSVITTRLLVGRSQIGCLMGKGGAIISEMRNQTRANIRIISEDNLPKVAVEDDEMVQITGSLEVASNALLQVILRLKANLFGRDGALTAFPPALPYIPMSLDTSDGSKYGSRDSQSRGRGYTSSSSGYGSRDVHPSDSYGSNGGSLIGGESSYGAYGGFSSGRSGGAGLSGQNPVSQRKHHGY is encoded by the exons ATGGCTGGTCAAAGGAATGACTACGGAAAAAGATCACAACACTCACAATCTGATTATGGCGGGGGTAAAAGAAGAAACCCCGGAGATGACCCTTCTGACCAGAATACTATTACTAATGAAGATACAGTCTATCGTTATTTATGCCCTTTGAGAAAGATTGGCAGTATTATTGGTAAAGGTGGAGAGATTGCTAAGCAATTAAGGGCGGATAGTAAGTCAAATATTAGGATTAGTGAGGCAATGCCGGGTTATGATGAGCGAATTGTTACTATTTATAGTTCGAGTGAAGAAACTAATCTTTTTGGAGAAACTGGCGAGTATGTTTGTCCTGCTCAAGATGCGCTTTTTATGGTTCATGATAGGGTTATTGCTGAGGACTTGAACAATGCTGCTGccgaggaggaggagggagagGATAATTTTGGGGAGGTGCAGCAAGTTACGGTGAGAATGCTTGTGCCAGCGGATCAAATTGGGTGTGTTATTGGGAAGGGTGGACAAGTTATTCAGAATATAAGGAGTGAGACTTGTGCCCAGATTCGGATTACAAAGGATGATCATTTACCTCCTTTAGCTTTGAGTATTGATGAACTCCTCCTG ATACATGGAGAACCCTCTGCTGTGAGAAAGGCACTTTACCAAGTGGCAACCCGCCTTCACGAGAATCCATCTCGGTCACAGCACTTGATACTGTCTTCTTCAGCCAACGTGCATGGTGGCGTGTTTGTGACTGCAAATGCTGGAGCCCCTGTTTTGGGTCTATACGGCAACTATAAAGGTGGTTGGTCATCATCATTTTACCCTGACCAGAGAGATGAATCTTCCACGAAAGAATTCTCTCTTCGTTTAGTGTGTCCCACTGCAAACATTGGAGGTGTGATTGGGAAAGGTGGTGGTATCATCAAACAAATTCGACAGGAATCTAGGGCTTCTATTAAAGTTGATAGCTCAGGTGCTGAAGGAGATGATtgcataatatttatatcagcAAAGGAG TTCTTTGAAGATCAATCTCCAACCATGAATGCAGCATTGCGCTTGCAACCACGGTGCAGTGACAAAACTGAAAAGGAATCTGGTGATTCTGTAATCACCACCCGTCTGCTTGTGGGAAGATCACAAATTGGATGTCTTATGGGAAAAGGTGGGGCAATTATTTCAGAAATGAGGAATCAGACAAGGGCAAACATCCGGATTATTTCGGAAGACAATCTTCCTAAGGTTGctgttgaagatgatgagatGGTGCAG ATCACCGGAAGCCTTGAAGTCGCTAGCAATGCTCTTTTACAAGTGATTTTGAGGTTGAAAGCCAATTTATTTGGAAGGGATGGAGCACTAACTGCATTTCCACCAGCACTTCCATATATTCCTATGTCACTAGATACATCAGATGGTTCAAAATACGGAAGCCGAGACAGTCAATCACGCGGACGCGGTTACACTTCTTCCTCTAGTGGATATGGATCTCGTGACGTGCACCCAAGTGATAGTTATGGAAGTAATGGAGGTTCACTg ATCGGTGGTGAAAGCAGTTATGGAGCATATGGTGGCTTCTCATCTGGTCGTTCTGGTGGTGCTGG GTTATCTGGTCAGAATCCTGTTTCCCAAAGAAAACATCATGGGTATTAA